CTACGAGGGCAAGCTGCTGCCCAAGCAGCCGCACAAGGCCGAGGAACACCTGCGCAAGGCCGCCCCCAGCGAGCCCAGCGCCAACTACTACCTGGGGCAGATCTACCTGCGCGGCTACCTCGGTGAGGTCTATGCGCAGAAGGCCCTCGACCACCTGCTCAGCGCCGCCCGCGCCGGCCAGCTCAGCGCCGACTTCGCCCTGGCGCAGATGTACAGCCAGAAACGCGGCATCAAGCCGGATCCGGTCAATGCCTACGTCTTCAGCCAACTGGCCCTGCCCCGCCAGACGCCGCAGACCCAGGAGCTGGCCGACGCCATCGCCGCCAGCCTGACCCCAGCCCAACTGGCCGAAGGCCAGCGCCTGCTGCGCGAAGAGCGCGAGGTGCGCGGCAACGTCCTGCAGCAGCAGGCCGCCCTGCAGGTCAGCCAGCCATGAACAAGGATTTCTGCATGCAGTTAAACAGGATCGTCAGCCAACTGGGCCTGAGTGCCAGCCTGCTGGTCGCCAGTGCCGCCAGCACCGCCTGGGCGGCGGAGGTACCGAGGAATTTCGGCCTGGACGTGAAGATCACCGCACAATCGGAAGACGACCGTGACCTCGGCACCCGCGAGGGTGGCGACGTCAGCGGTCTCGGCCTCGACCTGCGCCCCTGGGTCTATGGCGAACGTGGCGACTGGAGCGCCTTCGCCATGGGTCAGGCGGTCACCGCCACCGACACCATCGAAACCGACCCGTTGCAGGACGACGGCGAAGACAGCACACAGCGCGGCGACGCGCGCCAGCCGGACAAGAGCTACCTGGCCATGCGCGAGTTCTGGGTCGACTACGCCGGCCTCACCGCCTATCCCGGCGAACACCTGCGCGTGGGCCGCCAGCGCCTGCGCAGCGATGACGGGGCCTGGATGGACACCAATATCGAAGCTGTGCAATGGCAATTCGATACCACCCTGTTGCGCGCCAAGGCCGGCGTCGCCGAGCGTTTCTCCGAATACCGCACCGACCTCGATGACCTGGCGCCCGAGGACGAGGATCGCCGCCACTACTTCGCCAGCCTCGACTACCAGTGGACGCCCGGCCACCGCATCGGCGCCAACCTCCATCACAGCCGCGACGACGGCCATCTGGCGCGGCCCGGCGAGCGTCTCGACGAACTGAGCAAGCGCTACACCGGCGACCTGACCTGGTACGGCTTGCATGCCGATGGCGGTTTCTTCGAGCGCAACTCGCGCAACCGTCTCAACTACTGGGCGCAGTTCACCTGGCTCAAGGGCGACACCGATCAGTTGCAACAGCAGGTGGTCGGCAACGAACGCCAGGCCACCGGCTCGCGCAGCCAGGACGTGGATGCCTGGGCCGTGGATCTGGGCCTGCGCTACGACCTCGACGACAACTGGAAGGTCGGCGCCGCCTACTCCCGCGGCAGCGGCGGTGGCGACGAGGACAAGTCGCGGCAGTTCATGCAGACCGGCCTGC
The genomic region above belongs to Pseudomonas sp. GOM7 and contains:
- a CDS encoding alginate export family protein, which gives rise to MQLNRIVSQLGLSASLLVASAASTAWAAEVPRNFGLDVKITAQSEDDRDLGTREGGDVSGLGLDLRPWVYGERGDWSAFAMGQAVTATDTIETDPLQDDGEDSTQRGDARQPDKSYLAMREFWVDYAGLTAYPGEHLRVGRQRLRSDDGAWMDTNIEAVQWQFDTTLLRAKAGVAERFSEYRTDLDDLAPEDEDRRHYFASLDYQWTPGHRIGANLHHSRDDGHLARPGERLDELSKRYTGDLTWYGLHADGGFFERNSRNRLNYWAQFTWLKGDTDQLQQQVVGNERQATGSRSQDVDAWAVDLGLRYDLDDNWKVGAAYSRGSGGGDEDKSRQFMQTGLHSNRANFTGVESRLHRYGEAFRGELSNLQVASAFSSWELNEDYDASLVYHRFWRVDGDQDVGDSGITAPLVAGEKDLGQEVDLVLTRYFKQGLLPAAVAEQLDERSALVRLRAGVFRPGDAYGSGTDSVMHRAFVDFIWRF